DNA from Candidatus Polarisedimenticolia bacterium:
AGGACTGTCGCTGGAGGAAGTCCTGCGGGAAGAAGGGCTGACCATGGTGATCTGGTCGGCGCGTCCCTTCGACACGATGAGCCGGAGCCCCGATTCGATTCGCCTGCACCTGCTCGACCGGGCGACCCCGGGCGGAATCCTCCTGCTGCACGAGGGAATCCGCCGGCGAATCGCCGGCGTCTCGCACACGGTCCTGGCGCTGCCGGGAATCCTGAGCGGGCTCAAGGAGCGCGGCTTGGAGCCCGTGACGCTGCGGGACCTGCTGGAGGAGGAGCGATGAGCGCGCCGCGCGAGCTGGTGGAGCGGCTCGAAGCCGCAGTGCATCTTTCGGGCTGCGCGCTGCAGGAGGTGGGGGGCGACGCGCTTAGGGGAAGGGAGCTCCTGGAACAAGTCGAAATGGCCGCGCGCACCCTGCGATCGGCCGGCGTGCGCAAGGGGGATCTGGTTCTCTCCCGCGCATTGCGCGGAAGAGCGCTGGTGATCGGGCTCCTGGGGACCTGGTCCTGCGACGCGGCGGCGGCGGCGATCGAAGCGCCCGTCGCGCCGGCGGAGCTGGAAGCGATCCTGCGCGATCTCCAGGCCGGTTTTCTCCTGGAGGCCGACGCCGCCGGCAAGCTCAAGTG
Protein-coding regions in this window:
- a CDS encoding AMP-binding protein, yielding MSAPRELVERLEAAVHLSGCALQEVGGDALRGRELLEQVEMAARTLRSAGVRKGDLVLSRALRGRALVIGLLGTWSCDAAAAAIEAPVAPAELEAILRDLQAGFLLEADAAGKLKCTRRTPSGRRLPADTAMVKLTSGSTGRSRGIAVGASHLIADGRQVIAAMRIHPGDINIAAIPMSHSY